The sequence CATAGAAAAGACCGGTAATGAGCAAGGCGGGCAGCAGGAGCAGCAGCAGGGCCAGGAATTGTCCCAGTACTTTACCGGCGGCAATGGTGGTGAAGGGTACGCCGCTGCTCAGCAGCAGCTTGAGGGTGCCCTGGTCCCTTTCCTGCGTAATGGAGGCAAAGCCCATGAAAATGATGAGCAGGGGCGCCAGCAGTTGCAGTACGAGGGCTACCGATAGCTGGCCAAAGCGAATACTGGCGCCATAGCCTTCGGCCGGTTTAAATACGAAATCATTTTGCCGGTGAGGTTCCAGGTAGGCATAAGCGCCTGCATAGCTGTCGAGGCCTGCATCGAACATGCTGAACCAGGTTTTGGGTTTGTAGGCAAAGGTGCCAAAGTGCGCCGCGATGTGCGGGTGTTTGGGGTCCTGGTGCAGCCATTGTTCCCGCTTTTCTTGCTTCGCTTCTTCCCGTATGTCTTTTGCCGTATGGTAATTGCGATAGCCGCCCCAGGCTGCCACCCCGAGGAGCAGCACGATGATGCCTGCGATCAGCAGGATCACCTTGCTGCGGTACACGGTGGTCAGTTCTTTCATGGCTATAGATAGCAGGTTGCTGGTCATGATTACTGTAGTAGTTTGTCGAAGCCGCTGCAGGGGCCTCCGGTGAGGGTAACCTTCTTGCTCACGTTGCCATTGGCAAGCTGATAGCTGTACAGGCTGTTCTCTGTTTTGTTGGCCAGGGCAAAGACGAGCTGGTCATTGCCGTAGCGACGCATGGTGGCGCCATTGGAGCCGTACACATCGGGCAGGTTGCCCAGTTTGCCGGCGCTGGTCTTCTGTACCACATCGAGCTTGTAAAAGCTGTGTGACGGGCCATTGATCTCATAAGAGTCGCCGGGTTTCACGAGGGCGAGGGTGAAGGCCAGGCCATTGTCGAACAGTGATACGCCACGGCATTTGTAACCGGTGGCAGCATCCAGGTCGAAGAACCAGGAAGGATCAAAATCAGCTTGTCCTTTTTTGATGCGCAGGATGCCGCTGGGGCGGTTGGTATAACCGAGGCCCGCTACATAGATATCACCATTCTTGTCGATGGCAAAGGAGTTGTATGCGTCGAACACGCTGCCGGTGCGGTAGTCTTTGATCAGTTTTTCCAGTTTGGCGGTGGCAAGGTCGATCACGGCCACGTAGGCAGTGTCATTGTATTTCTCCACGAAGCCGGCGCCTTCATAGAATACGCCCATGAACAGTTTGCCGTCGCGGGCTTTCATGCCGAGGTAATACATCACAGGCGCTTCTGCACGCAGGA comes from Paraflavitalea devenefica and encodes:
- a CDS encoding DUF4374 domain-containing protein; amino-acid sequence: MKRNRTLAATLSLTGMIALVAASGCSKDKNNGGEPVNKDANQYAIALVAGTGSARTTYIQGLANFDTASLDNGNATELTGNGRMLVYNGAAYASVYNSPATMTKYSFDKSGKATKVGELVVPGAKTYSTVEFVSPAEAYASVAGGLAKVIKFNPTTMERTGEIDLSSILRAEAPVMYYLGMKARDGKLFMGVFYEGAGFVEKYNDTAYVAVIDLATAKLEKLIKDYRTGSVFDAYNSFAIDKNGDIYVAGLGYTNRPSGILRIKKGQADFDPSWFFDLDAATGYKCRGVSLFDNGLAFTLALVKPGDSYEINGPSHSFYKLDVVQKTSAGKLGNLPDVYGSNGATMRRYGNDQLVFALANKTENSLYSYQLANGNVSKKVTLTGGPCSGFDKLLQ